The bacterium genome includes the window AGTCCAATCGATACCCGCGGAATTAAGAATTTCCTCTACGCCGAGCCTATCAAAAGAAGCATCATCGCCAATAGGTGGTTTCCAATTATATGAAGGCCTGTAGGCGCATTCCGGCATCCATATTCCTCTAGGAGGTCTTCCGAAATGCCGTTCGTAAGATTTCACTCCAGTGAAAACTTGTCCCTTAACAGCCTCGTCTGTGCCTAGAAGAGGCAAGTATCCATGGGTTGCGGCACAGGTTATAATTTCAAGCTTGCCTCTATCCTGAAGTGATCTAAAGGCACCGATAATATCACACTTTATCTCTTTATCAAAAAACTCTTTGATCTTCGAATACTCATTCTCCCACATCTCCGCTAGTGAAGCAAGTTGCTTATCTCCGGTGGCATAAAAAACCTCGCGATTTTGCCTAGCGCTGGTAATTTTATTTTCCAAATAGGCTTCAAGCGCCCCTGCAAACTGCCTATGAGATAATTGCTCACATAAAACAGGTGTCAAACCTATGCTCATCTCAAAGGGAAGGGCTTTTTCTTCAAGCTCTTTAAATGCTATAAGCAAGGGTATATAAGTCTCCGCAGATGCCTCGAAAAGCCAATCCGTACCGTGGGGCCAAGTGCCATGACCCATAACATAAGGTAAATGAGAATGAAGCACTAAATGTAATTTTCCACTCATGATAATCCTATTTTTTTTGAAGTGAACGAAGATACTCTGCAGCTACCTCTGGTGGAGTGGGATTAATATAGAATCCCGTCCCCCACTCGAATCCCGCAACCTTTGTAAGTCTTGGAATTATCTCGAGGTGCCAATGCCAATCATACGGCAGAGTTTTCCAATAATGTTCTTTGCCCGGCCTAAGAACTGAATTAGGTGAAGTGTGAAGAACGAAGTTATAAGGAGGATCGTCCAAGGCTACTTTGATTCTTCGGAGGGTTTCGCCTAAAACCGTTGCGAAGTCCATAAGGACCTCATCTGTAGTTTGAGTATAATCATGCGAATGAATACGCGGCATAATCCACGTCTCAAAGGGGAACCTGCTCGCATATGGTTCTAACACAACGAACTGGTCCGTAGTTAAGACTATACGCTCTTGCATAGCGAGTTCTTGATTCATTATATCGCAGAACAAACAACGCTCTTTATTGAGATAATGCTCGCGAGCGCTATCTAGCTCAGCGGCTATAGTTCTCGGTGTAATCGGGGTGGCTATCAATTGAGTATGTGGATGGGCAAGACTCGCTCCAGCCGTTTTACCGTGGTTTTTGAAGATAAGAACATAACGAAGTCTGTTATCTTTATGAAGATCAGATATCCTGTCACGATATATCTTGCATATCTTAAAAAGGTGCTCTATCGGCATATCACCCATATGAAGTGTATGATCGGGTGATTCGATGATAACCTCATGAGCGCCGACACCATTCATAACATCGAATATCCCAAGGCCACGACGCCCAAGGTCACCTTCGACAGCTAAAGCCGGGAATTTATTTGGAATTACACGAATTTTCCAACCGGGGGAATTTGCTTCTGTTCCAGAGGGCCTAATTGCAGTTATTTCCGGAGGGGTTTTATCTTCGTTACCTTCGCAAAATGGACAAACGGAAGGCACGTGCCCATTACTTGGGTCTTTCTTAAAATCGGTAGGGCGTCTTGCTCTTTCAATAGCTACGATTACCCATCTTTTCTGCACCGGATCGTGTCTTAACTCACTCATATAGAACTTAACCTTTCATTTCAAACTCAATTCGATTTATAGTTGAGGAATTAAGATAAATATTATATACAATTATCGCAACCACCATTTTAACATCTATCTAAACTCTT containing:
- the galT gene encoding galactose-1-phosphate uridylyltransferase, which codes for MSELRHDPVQKRWVIVAIERARRPTDFKKDPSNGHVPSVCPFCEGNEDKTPPEITAIRPSGTEANSPGWKIRVIPNKFPALAVEGDLGRRGLGIFDVMNGVGAHEVIIESPDHTLHMGDMPIEHLFKICKIYRDRISDLHKDNRLRYVLIFKNHGKTAGASLAHPHTQLIATPITPRTIAAELDSAREHYLNKERCLFCDIMNQELAMQERIVLTTDQFVVLEPYASRFPFETWIMPRIHSHDYTQTTDEVLMDFATVLGETLRRIKVALDDPPYNFVLHTSPNSVLRPGKEHYWKTLPYDWHWHLEIIPRLTKVAGFEWGTGFYINPTPPEVAAEYLRSLQKK